One stretch of Pyrenophora tritici-repentis strain M4 chromosome 4, whole genome shotgun sequence DNA includes these proteins:
- a CDS encoding SPS1, Serine-threonine protein kinase: MNMEGWLQEETTEHRSSGFIYFHTMLALASGLTYIHREIDTMVGYHRDIKPSNILLFHSNDEKIWKFCDFGTSNLKPADNTGTTSMVTDKYWAPPEFFEEHTEEDGLKHARAHDVFSLGCVFIELATLLHMGADGRSTFKSRREDGDRDPEASWYRGAFHRSMPVVREWIEDMRNKQEEGQHREVLAIIFDMLQTPDERIYSWEVEIDLFIIGPSGTDSEKVVDYLRQISQSSLGYRAKTKRNPYTRAKRRARENHLYSVRCPNQFFQVMNSFGWHEYSPQSTGSSQQTPGQQAYSNLPLPLDRDTLCGGQGLYQEISNGFRKSDIVALYGVAGIGKSRNACEYAGQFVYPEDKAITRHTFFVDATTADSLMSSYDAIADKINLSEVDITGQSQAFSRVTRYSLGSWLNQEKSGKWFMVVDGFDPIGDMTELKQMLPTPRHGMDQILITTRNLAKIREYYSSCKLQIACIEVTALSPADSMRLFKQNIGEWERLKGDETDTPKIKDLLEKLWSPLMIKYAANQIGDTRVTVMQLKELVDDNGLSEVTVPFESYLTHVLEPLTGTLSHTPSWPRVVGTLFLLAFFDPNGVKWSTLKNDHTKRSKRSGLLRSLGKLEDYALINKAPGEVYSINGNIRETILEWIEQLDGPEGGAEGLLKRHSKALSIIYKSYQSLLANAMETSPNAYSQLHQAEQPFMPHFECFLNFTKKHTRQQKPELRYPAVRAVICFSKVLLDKDRYEEAMRVTEYTREHFQHKLGEADSEKQVRVFFILGRHLITIYLAHPRDAESSTFQSKARDLIAQLQSVVQEIKKQHLGWDWLTTISLEIKLDQARLYRESEQFDDAHRELSSIGVTIEKKISNGDKVTKQVHKRKTSGYRNTRRPEHHPSLPKLRIMSKFQDGLLHMTEGDSKYSINQSDALAFWYKARGLLLSAVDAAETYCPTDESWHEEIRVAIAVVNTKIGQKSLVNDAIDALNLVRGRMEERYGLVRRTMDVEFKLNEARLKSSKQHVVKVATDSSREIFHWYKDHFGDG; the protein is encoded by the exons ATGAATATGGAGGGCTGGTTGCAGGAGGAAACAACGGAGCATAGATCGTCTGGCTTCATATACTTCCACACTATGCTGGCCCTTGCATCAGGACTGACGTACATCCACCGAGAGATCGACACCATGGTGGGCTATCATCGGGATATCAAGCCAAGCAACATTCTTCTTTTCCACAGTAATGATGAGAAGATCTGGAAGTTTTGTGACTTCGGCACCTCGAACCTCAAGCCCGCAGACAATACTGGAACTACGAGTATGGTTACCGACAAGTACTGGGCGCCTCCTGAATTCTTTGAAGAGCATACGGAAGAGGATGGATTAAAACATGCCCGTGCGCACGATGTATTCTCTCTTGGATGTGTTTTTATTGAATTAGCAACGTTACTACATATGGGCGCTGACGGTCGGTCAACGTTCAAATCCCGAAGAGAGGATGGAGATCGGGATCCTGAGGCTTCATGGTATCGGGGCGCTTTCCACAGATCGATGCCTGTAGTGCGCGAATGGATTGAAGACATGCGCAACAAACAAGAGGAAGGCCAACATCGCGAAGTGTTAGCTATCATCTTCGATATGCTACAAACTCCAGACGAGCGTATATATTCATGGGAGGTGGAGATTGACTTGTTCATTATTGGACCGTCGGGCACGGACTCCGAGAAGGTGGTAGACTATCTGCGTCAAATCAGTCAATCATCGCTAGGTTACAGAGCAAAGACGAAGCGTAATCCCTACACACGGGCGAAGAGAAGGGCTAGAGAAAATCACCTCTACAGCGTGAGATGTCCGAATCAGTTCTTCCAAGTCATGAATAGTTTTGGATGGCATGAATACTCGCCTCAGTCCACCGGAAGCTCTCAGCAAACCCCGGGACAACAAGCCTACTCGAACCTCCCATTACCTCTGGACAGAGACACGCTCTGCGGTGGTCAGGGCCTGTATCAGGAGATATCGAATGGCTTCCGGAAGTCAGACATCGTAGCACTCTACGGGGTTGCTGGTATCGG GAAGTCTCGAAACGCCTGTGAATACGCAGGGCAGTTCGTGTATCCTGAGGACAAGGCCATCACCAGACACACGTTCTTTGTCGACGCCACAACGGCAGACAGCTTGATGAGTTCATACGACGCTATTGCAGACAAAATCAATTTGTCCGAGGTTGACATTACTGGCCAATCTCAAGCATTTTCAAGAGTCACGAGATACTCGCTGGGATCCTGGCTGAACCAAGAGAAGAGTGGGAAGTGGTTCATGGTCGTGGACGGATTTGACCCCATCGGTGACATGACGGAGCTCAAGCAGATGCTACCGACGCCTAGGCATGGCATGGATCAGATACTCATCACAACACGAAACCTTGCCAAGATAAGGGAGTATTATTCGTCATGCAAACTTCAAATAGCTTGCATTGAGGTTACTGCGCTTAGCCCTGCCGATTCAATGCGCTTGTTCAAGCAAAACATTGGAGAATGGGAAAGACTCAAAGGTGATGAAACCGACACCCCCAAAATCAAAGATCTACTCGAGAAGCTTTGGTCTCCCCTGATGATCAAATATGCTGCCAATCAAATCGGAGATACCAGAGTTACAGTGATGCAGTTGAAAGAGCTGGTGGACGATAACGGTCTCTCAGAAGTCACGGTCCCATTCGAATCGTACCTCACTCACGTTCTCGAACCCCTTACAGGCACATTGTCCCATACCCCGAGTTGGCCTAGGGTGGTTGGGACACTATTTCTGCTTGCGTTTTTTGACCCTAATGGTGTTAAATGGAGTACGCTGAAGAACGACCACACGAAAAGATCGAAAAGGTCCGGGCTGTTGAGATCTCTTGGGAAATTGGAAGACTACGCTCTTATCAACAAGGCTCCTGGAGAGGTGTACTCCATCAATGGCAATATTCGAGAAACAATACTAGAATGGATTGAGCAACTCGATGGCCCTGAAGGCGGCGCAGAAGGCCTTCTAAAACGACATAGCAAAGCGCTTTCGATAATTTACAAATCCTATCAGTCTTTGCTCGCAAATGCCATGGAGACAAGTCCGAACGCATACTCGCAGCTTCACCAGGCCGAACAACCGTTTATGCCGCACTTTGAGTGCTTCTTAAACTTCACGAAGAAACACACTCGGCAACAAAAGCCTGAGCTACGCTATCCAGCCGTGCGAGCTGTTATCTGCTTTTCGAAGGTTCTTCTCGATAAAGACAGATATGAAGAAGCCATGAGAGTCACTGAGTACACTCGAGAACACTTCCAGCACAAACTTGGTGAAGCCGATAGCGAGAAACAAGTACGTGTCTTTTTCATTTTAGGAAGACATTTGATAACCATCTACCTCGCCCACCCAAGAGACGCAGAGTCTTCGACTTTTCAATCAAAGGCCAGAGATCTTATCGCCCAATTACAGTCAGTGGTCCAGGAGATCAAAAAGCAGCATCTCGGGTGGGACTGGCTTACTACAATCAGTCTTGAAATCAAGCTGGACCAGGCCAGACTCTATCGAGAGTCCGAGCAGTTTGACGATGCACACCGAGAGCTATCGAGTATAGGGGTTACCATAGAAAAGAAGATCAGCAATGGTGATAAAGTCACCAAGCAAGTCCACAAGCGTAAAACCTCCGGATACAGAAATACGCGAAGACCAGAACACCATCCTTCTCTACCCAAACTACGGATCATGTCGAAGTTTCAAGACGGCTTACTGCACATGACGGAAGGCGACTCGAAATATTCCATAAATCAGAGCGATGCTCTAGCGTTTTGGTACAAGGCTCGAGGATTACTCCTCTCTGCTGTAGATGCAGCTGAAACGTACTGTCCGACCGATGAGTCGTGGCATGAAGAGATACGTGTAGCGATCGCAGTTGTAAACACCAAAATCGGCCAGAAGAGTCTTGTCAATGATGCTATAGATGCACTCAATCTCGTACGGGGCCGCATGGAAGAGAGGTACGGATTGGTCCGGCGTACGATGGACGTAGAGTTCAAGCTAAACGAGGCTCGTCTCAAGTCCAGCAAGCAACATGTTGTCAAGGTTGCGACGGATAGTTCACGGGAAATATTTCACTGGTACAAAGATCATTTTGGAGA TGGGTGA
- a CDS encoding Peroxidase-2 domain containing protein, protein MKVSSLISCSAIFASALAFPTYGNVNARQTWQPRNWTAPGPNDARGPCPGLNTLANHGYLPHSGREITRDILADAMLEGFNIAKSDAIILFSQAVRTNPKPFARTFNLDTLGREGVLEHDFSLSRSDRFFANPIPFNETVWAETASFFKTPEITIQQLADARMARLETSKSTNPQHKTSLLADGFSWGECASFFEIMADGTTSTVRKDFIEFWLRNERLPTEIGWTRRPTVMETSERTKFTRLLMEAAGQGTGLSSLA, encoded by the exons ATGAAGGTCTCATCACTTATCAGCTGCTCTGCCATCTTTGCATCAGCCTTGGCTTTCCCTACCTATGGCAATGTCAACGCCCGCCAGACCTGGCAGCCTAGGAATTGGACGGCTCCAGGTCCTAATGATG CACGCGGACCATGTCCTGGTCTTAACACTCTCGCCAACCACGGGTACTTGCCGCATAGCGGGCGGGAGATCACACGCGATATCCTTGCTGATGCAATGCTCGAGGGCTTTAACATCGCCAAGAGCGACGCCATCATCCTCTTCTCACAGGCCGTACGCACCAACCCGAAGCCGTTCGCACGTACGTTCAACCTCGACACGTTGGGCCGTGAGGGCGTACTGGAGCATGACTTCAGCCTGAG TCGCTCTGATCGCTTCTTTGCCAACCCTATCCCATTCAATGAAACCGTCTGGGCTGAGACAGCCTCCTTCTTCAAGACACCAGAAATCACCATACAACAGCTGGCCGACGCCCGCATGGCACGACTCGAAACGTCGAAGAGCACCAACCCTCAGCACAAGACATCGTTGTTGGCTGATGGCTTCAGTTGGGGTGAATGCGCCTCTTTCTTTGAGATCATGGCTGATGGCACCACGAGCACTGTGAGGAAAGACTTCATTGAGTTCTGGTTGC GAAACGAGCGCCTGCCTACTGAGATCGGCTGGACTCGCCGTCCGACTGTCATGGAGACTAGCGAGCGTACCAAGTTCACACGTCTTTTGATGGAGGCTGCTGGCCAGGGCACTGGCCTTTCCTCGTTGGCGTGA
- a CDS encoding ProP, Permease major facilitator superfamily — MLFQQMCGFNTLMYFSSTLFDIVGFSDPIAVGTVVAGVNWIFTVLSIFLIDRIGRRRLLLWTMWGMPVCLVLAAVVFNYIPFDTRILQLTNDEIGWPAYIILVATILFVAFYAAGLGCVPWQANEFPAMEVRSMGTMFMNMFVWGPNIIVSSAFLTMMKSITPSGTFGFYAAMCFFRCMFVYFCFPEASNMSLEEVRAVFQHGFGVKYAEEWRKQHKTNERLHEQSNA, encoded by the coding sequence ATGCTCTTCCAACAGATGTGCGGCTTCAATACGTTAATGTACTTTTCTTCGACACTCTTCGATATCGTCGGCTTTTCCGATCCCATCGCTGTTGGGACAGTCGTTGCTGGGGTCAACTGGATTTTTACTGTCCtctccatcttcctcatcgATCGCATCGGTCGCCGTAGGCTACTACTTTGGACGATGTGGGGAATGCCAGTATGTCTCGTCCTGGCGGCAGTGGTATTCAACTACATTCCCTTCGACACCAGGATTCTGCAGCTGACCAACGACGAAATCGGCTGGCCAGCATATATCATTCTGGTAGCTACGATCTTGTTCGTGGCTTTCTATGCCGCTGGCCTGGGATGCGTACCCTGGCAGGCGAACGAGTTCCCTGCTATGGAAGTCAGAAGCATGGGTACCATGTTCATGAACATGTTTGTGTGGGGACCTAACATCATCGTATCTTCCGCTTTCCTCACTATGATGAAGAGTATCACTCCATCAGGAACCTTCGGCTTCTACGCAGCAATGTGCTTCTTTAGATGTATGTTTGTCTACTTTTGCTTTCCTGAAGCCAGTAACATGAGCCTGGAGGAGGTGCGGGCGGTCTTTCAGCACGGTTTCGGAGTCAAGTATGCCGAGGAATGGCGCAAGCAACACAAGACAAATGAGAGGCTTCACGAACAGTCAAATGCATAG